The Panicum virgatum strain AP13 chromosome 3N, P.virgatum_v5, whole genome shotgun sequence genome includes the window ccgcccagcggcaggaggaagaaggcccggaggccggcggcgacggaggagaTGGACGGCAGGTCCTACGGCGGCAAAGGGGGGCTTCAGCATCGTCGTGCGGCGACGCCCGCCAGCGCGAGGACGTCGTCGTCCGACACCGCGGCGCGCTCGCTGGCCGGCAAGGGtaaggccggcgccggcgccggcgccgccagggCGCGGGTGGTGCGGCCCGTCGACGCGGACCTGTACCAGGTGCCCCCGCCGGAGTTCCTCCCCGGCGACGACGAACCAAGAAGAAGGGTACGTGTAGTGCATGCGTATTACTTATTATCACTATCACTGACACAGTGACACAACATGGTTACCAAGTGATATTTATGAACTATAAGGATCTAATAATTCTGTTTCCTTCATTAATGCCGCGTGCATGCTTGCAGCAAGAGgccaagaggaagaagaagaagaaggcgtcGAGGAAGAGGAGCATGTGGGCGGGTTGCTTCGGCTTCAATTGCATCCCGGctgaataaaaaaaaaagagttgctTGCTGtgctcatatatatataaaaaaatgggTGGCTCACTGTATCTAGTTTAAGGTTGTTCAGATGTCTTTATATACTTGTACTGGAGAGTGGAGTACTGTGCAATGCCAATGTGGCCCCGCTCCTCGTAAATTTGTTTTGACCAAGCTCCATTGCAATTCGGCGTCCCATACAGAAAATCCAGCTGCCAAACTCGGCTCTGTGCCTCTGTCCGGGCCGGTCTCTGCAGGTCTGGAACCGGGCGAGCTTTCTCCGAGAGTAGTCGGTCTCACTTAAAAGTGCTCAGTCAGATCCGCCGTTTGCAAAACAACAGTAGTGGTTTTTTGAAGTTTCACACTAGCTAGTAGCCTACAATTTTCTTATCTTAGCGAGTAGCGAGTAGTATTGAAGTCAGTTATACATGTCCTGTCACATGACTTCTTTAATTTGGAACGTGTTTTCTTtagtataaaaaagaaaagataccgTGGTTTTCTGGAACCTGTAACCTGTAGATTAAAAGATCCACATTGACATGTCATGTCTTTTCCTATCCCACGCTGGGTCGTCCATGGTGAGAGGCAGGAAAATGTTAAATTTGGATTAGAGTAGGCGTCCACCGATCCGACACTAAAGGCCTTGTTTGGCATTCCTCAAAACTAGCGCGCACATTTCctcgaaaaaaaaatctcgcatgcatgaagtactaaatgaagtctatttgtaaaacctttttagggatgggtgtactAATAacgataattaatcgatgattggctacagtggtgctacagtagccattttctaatcgcgcggtcaaagaccttattagattcttcagggtcactagcacgGGGTTCTAGAGTTGGTTTtgcaaactgactttatttgaaatcgtaattagcggtcaaaatatcactattcaTTAGCACACTAAAATCATAGCGGTCAAAATCGATGATTTGTTCACTGGGTGGTCTAAACTTGAGGGCCCAAAACACAATTTACTATTATTGACAGGGGTTACTTCTCTTTGTTGGGAAATCGTGGTTCAAGAGGAATGATCCTATGTTTAACAAATGTgtactaaaaatatttttgtagtTTCTATAGAGGgtactaaaaatatttttgtaggTTCTATTGCGAGGGACACACTGGCTTGGTTTTGGGCTGTGTAAATTGGAGCGCACTGATAAAAAAAAGGAGGAGATTGTTAAAGCGTGTCAATGTCTGGAGTCTAGAGCCACAGAATTCTTCGCATCTCATAAATGGACCTTTATTCTTCGTAGTCTTGAACCATCATTAGTAAATTTAGACCATATTTGTAGTAATTGTGTAATGTCCTAATGTGAAGGGTCTGAAGCCAAAATTTTAtgtccattatctaaaaaaaagatgTGCTGATTCTTCTATGCCCTACTCTTAAGAGAGCAATCACATGGTAAGAGTTAACTGATGTATTTGTGAATTTGTTTTAGCCACTGCATGCGTTTCTATAATGCAGCAGGTAAATTAGCAATACAGCTCATATAAACAAAAATTTACATAAATATGcatttcttcatttttttgaaaaatgattAGGATCTTTTTTTGCGAAAAAAATGATTAGGATCTGATAAAGAGGCCAGTGCCGGCCAGCGCAGGCTCGCAGACGAGCACACAGTCAGGGTCCATGCCCATGAGTGCATGTGATCATCCATCGGGTCGGGTCAAATGGGATCTGTTGTTTTTTGTCCTTCGGCTCGAGCTCAGCCCAACCCGGCCACTGGGCTAGAATTTTTCGTGTCGGGTCGTGTCCAGGCCGAGTTAGGTAAACCCCAATTTTTGTGTATAAGTTTCAGATCGGACCAGATTGGATCGATTTTTTATAGCGGGTCAAAAGTTTCAGCCCAAGCCCGGACCCATACGTTGGTGGTCGGGTCATGTTCATTGCGCCGGGCCGCCATGATCACCGGCTCCCCGCACGTGAGCAACGACAGCGAGGGCCTTCTTCCCCATCCCCTCCCCTGCCTCTGGCCCACTGCCAGTGCCAGGCCCCACCGAGAGAGATCCGACGGTAAAGGCAACGGAAACCACGTCCACCCGTTCCGCTGCCACCACCGCCCCGATCGCCTCGCCGCTCCCCCTCGCTCCTTGCTTCCACTCTACTCcgccctcctcgcgccgcgctCCGAGGCCAccgccttctctctctctctctctctctctctctctctctctctctctctctctctctcctgaaaTCAGCCTCCCGCAGCGAGAAGCGGGCGACCACCGCCTCGACGGACTGCGGCCGAGGAGGACCGATGGCGTCGCTCCGGCCGCTCGACTCCTCGCTCGCCGTGGCGGCCTCCGCGAGGCCGCGCCGAGGGCTCGCCCCGCCGGTGCCCGTAGGCGGGGCCGGGGGCGCGTCCTCCGTGCGGCGCCGCAGCGGGGTGGCTGCCCCGGGGAGGCGCGGCTTCTCGTGCCGCGCTGGACCCCCCGCGTCGGCTGCCGAGAGGTGAAGCCCCTGTTACATCTTCCTTTTGATCTGCTCTGTTTTGCTTTCGTGAGGCCTCGTACGGGACATTGCAACGTGAGGCCTGTGAACATTACTTCTGTTTGCATTTCTAGTTGTCAGGTACGCCACGAGTTGAACTGTGAGGATGCCTATTTTCATCACCATCTCGTCACAGCAAAGTCTAAATGGTAAACTTGTACTATATACGACTGTACGAGCGATACTGCTACAAGAGCAGTGTATGATAGTAACAAACCATGAAATGTTCATCGTGAGTGCTCAAAACGGGCCTGATCCTTACCCAACATTGAGTTATCACGCACTCATCATCATGATTTACGTTGTAAGAGGCAAATTGATTATTAGTGTTGTCAAACTGTAGGGCTGTCAGCTGTGGCAGCGTGGCTCGAAATGACACGTCATGACATGTGCTGCACTTGTAGTTATGTATGAACTTGGAGCATGCAAACTGTCGAGTATTGTCTTTTGGAACTTATTAAATTGCTTTAACTAGCTTATTTTCATCAGGACAAATGCATCTATGGTAGCAGGCTGTGGTAACTTGCAAGCAAGTAGGCAACACTACTTGATTAACAAACTAACTATGTGTTGCATATATATTGTTACCTATTAAATAAATTGATTCTTTGAAGCAAATATTCATCATATTTGGTTTCGGAGATTTAATAGTTGCCCATCATCACCAGTCACTTTTCATTATAGTTTTGTTTGATTTCAGGAACTACTACTCAAATTTGAAAAGTCTCAATACAATTCATAAAAATGATAATAACTTTTtaacaattttgaaaaagaaaaaagacagCACCCGTT containing:
- the LOC120668137 gene encoding uncharacterized protein LOC120668137: MEDRARRRRVPAFGEWNYYYYSGELLATPPPPPAAEWCAAAGLEASSDVWFKYSPPPRRPPPPPSGRRKKARRPAATEEMDGRSYGGKGGLQHRRAATPASARTSSSDTAARSLAGKGKAGAGAGAARARVVRPVDADLYQVPPPEFLPGDDEPRRRQEAKRKKKKKASRKRSMWAGCFGFNCIPAE